Proteins encoded in a region of the Stieleria neptunia genome:
- a CDS encoding sulfatase, which yields MFRRSQVKTPHIDALAERGVRFANAHCQYPLCGPSRASFMTGWYPDQTLIHRNAIHLRERAPNVNTMSQHFRDADYFATRIGKIYHYNVPLHIGTGGHDDPYSWNETINPRGRDVIDQDQVITLRPGQYGGTLSWLAAEGTDAEQTDGIAAAETIKRLKRYAQTGENFFMAVGLYRPHTPYVAPKQYFDLYPIDQIDVPTVPKGYLETIPKPAAKSLSRKKEQVNLDPSVARQAIQAYYASISFADAQLGLILDALRQTGLDDNTIVLFTSDHGYHMGEHGHYQKTTLFENATHVPLVIAGPGVQAGGVAETMAEMVDFYPTLSELAGLPVPPSVSGVSLVPALQDPTAIVRESALSQYDIGYSIRTPGFRYTSWGTDGSGGVELYDVSKDPAEMNNVADDPSYETQRRRLAAHLRDRIEQAGAVPAGSRRVKVQFDRQLRSKN from the coding sequence TTGTTCCGGCGGTCCCAAGTCAAAACGCCGCACATCGACGCGCTGGCGGAGCGCGGGGTCCGCTTCGCCAACGCGCATTGCCAATATCCGCTCTGCGGCCCCAGCCGAGCCTCCTTCATGACCGGCTGGTATCCCGACCAAACACTGATCCACCGAAACGCGATCCATCTTCGCGAGCGCGCCCCCAACGTGAACACGATGTCCCAGCACTTTCGTGACGCCGATTACTTCGCCACACGAATCGGCAAGATCTATCACTACAACGTGCCGCTGCACATCGGCACCGGCGGGCACGACGATCCCTATTCGTGGAACGAAACTATCAATCCACGCGGACGCGACGTGATCGATCAAGACCAGGTGATCACCTTGCGGCCGGGACAATACGGTGGGACGCTCAGCTGGCTTGCCGCCGAAGGCACCGATGCCGAACAGACCGACGGCATTGCGGCGGCCGAAACGATCAAACGATTGAAACGGTACGCCCAAACCGGCGAAAACTTTTTCATGGCCGTCGGTTTGTATCGCCCCCACACGCCCTACGTCGCGCCCAAGCAATACTTCGACCTGTACCCGATCGATCAGATCGATGTGCCGACCGTGCCGAAGGGTTACTTGGAAACGATCCCCAAGCCGGCGGCAAAGTCGTTGAGTCGAAAAAAGGAACAGGTCAACCTCGACCCCAGCGTTGCCCGGCAAGCCATTCAAGCCTACTACGCATCGATCTCGTTCGCCGATGCACAGTTGGGATTGATTCTTGACGCACTGCGGCAAACCGGACTCGACGACAACACCATCGTCTTGTTCACTTCCGACCACGGGTACCACATGGGCGAACATGGCCACTACCAAAAGACGACGTTGTTCGAAAACGCCACGCACGTCCCGTTGGTGATCGCCGGCCCCGGCGTGCAGGCCGGCGGCGTCGCCGAAACGATGGCCGAAATGGTCGACTTCTACCCCACGCTGTCCGAGCTGGCCGGACTGCCGGTTCCCCCATCGGTCTCCGGGGTCAGCCTGGTGCCGGCGCTTCAAGATCCCACCGCGATCGTGCGTGAATCGGCTCTGTCCCAGTACGACATCGGCTACAGCATCCGAACACCGGGCTTTCGCTACACCAGTTGGGGAACCGATGGCAGCGGTGGCGTCGAGCTGTACGACGTTTCAAAGGACCCCGCCGAGATGAACAACGTGGCCGACGATCCGTCTTATGAAACGCAGCGCCGGCGGTTGGCGGCACACTTGCGCGACCGAATCGAACAAGCGGGCGCCGTCCCGGCGGGCAGCCGACGTGTCAAAGTGCAATTTGACCGCCAGCTGCGATCAAAGAACTGA
- a CDS encoding ISAzo13 family transposase, with protein sequence MSVRVGGDPDEPDVVYTNLASTEMAEKAAEAGTPVSDKTVSAWLNSLKIGFRKMIKTISGGLSADREQQFDLIAGHVESYQAAGNPVFSIDTKSKEFLGRLYRAGRIRTTEPIEAFDHDFPSWADGVVIPHGIYDIGRNAGHVNIGLSHETSRFATDSLKWYWNRIGKRCYPDTNSILLLCDCGGSNSASKYIFKHYLQKLVDTIGIEIRVAHYPSYCSKYNPIERRFFPHLGRACSGMLFDKLETVVKLMRNTSTRTGLRTTVNVLRGLYETGENATATMKAALRTVFDEQIPRWNYRFSPINRH encoded by the coding sequence TTGAGCGTTCGTGTTGGAGGCGATCCTGATGAGCCCGACGTGGTTTACACAAACCTGGCCTCCACTGAAATGGCTGAGAAGGCGGCCGAGGCCGGCACCCCTGTGAGCGACAAGACGGTCTCCGCTTGGCTGAATAGCTTGAAGATCGGTTTTCGAAAAATGATCAAAACGATTTCCGGTGGCTTGTCAGCGGATCGCGAGCAGCAGTTTGATCTCATCGCAGGACATGTGGAGAGCTATCAGGCTGCCGGCAATCCGGTCTTTTCGATCGACACAAAAAGCAAAGAATTCCTGGGCCGTCTTTACCGGGCCGGTCGCATTCGCACCACAGAGCCCATTGAAGCGTTCGACCACGACTTTCCGAGTTGGGCTGATGGCGTTGTGATTCCTCACGGAATCTACGACATCGGACGAAATGCTGGGCACGTCAACATTGGACTCTCTCACGAGACGAGTCGCTTCGCGACCGATAGCCTCAAATGGTACTGGAACCGGATAGGGAAACGTTGTTATCCGGATACCAATTCCATTTTGCTATTGTGCGATTGCGGCGGTAGCAACTCAGCTTCAAAATACATCTTCAAGCACTACCTTCAAAAGTTGGTCGACACGATCGGCATCGAAATTCGGGTAGCCCACTATCCAAGCTACTGTTCAAAATACAATCCGATTGAACGCCGTTTTTTTCCGCATCTTGGACGTGCTTGCTCCGGGATGCTTTTCGATAAGTTGGAAACAGTTGTCAAGTTGATGCGGAACACATCGACTCGGACCGGCCTTCGCACTACGGTCAACGTCTTGCGAGGGTTGTACGAGACGGGTGAGAACGCGACCGCAACAATGAAAGCAGCTCTGCGTACAGTTTTTGACGAACAAATACCGAGATGGAACTATCGATTCTCGCCAATTAACCGACACTAA
- a CDS encoding FG-GAP repeat domain-containing protein, translated as MWKFSLALFCLIAPTAFAEPIPEFAWDAVEIDQIQIGYGIQLADVNGDEKTDIVLADKNTIQWYENPSWTKHVIARDLTQRDNVCVTARDIDGDGKCEIAVGGQWNYRESVKDGAVFYLVPPQDRTQLWRAVKLHNEPSTHRMHWVRGTNNEYQLVVKPLRGKGSVDGDGPGLKVLAYSKPDNPDAPWRYDVVSDFLHLSHNFHPVNWDDDVEEELIIAAKEGVWHFDRQRDGWKSTQLTAPFAGEIRDGRLPGGQRFIATVEPKHGQRCAAYRQPDQKGELWTPLPVLSNELKDGHALAVADYLGVGSDQIVVGWRAMNEPGVPGIKMFTPTNDEGTEWRETRISGERVAVEDLKAGDLNGDGKVDLVAAARQTKNLVIFFNKTK; from the coding sequence ATGTGGAAATTCTCGCTCGCCCTGTTCTGCCTGATCGCGCCGACTGCGTTTGCCGAGCCGATTCCAGAGTTCGCGTGGGATGCGGTGGAAATTGACCAAATCCAAATCGGTTATGGCATCCAACTGGCCGACGTCAACGGCGACGAAAAAACAGACATCGTGCTGGCCGACAAGAACACGATCCAGTGGTACGAGAATCCCAGCTGGACAAAACATGTGATCGCACGCGACCTGACCCAACGCGACAACGTGTGCGTCACCGCACGCGACATCGACGGCGATGGCAAGTGTGAAATCGCAGTCGGCGGTCAATGGAATTATCGCGAGAGCGTCAAAGACGGCGCGGTGTTTTATCTTGTTCCGCCGCAGGACCGGACACAGTTGTGGCGGGCGGTCAAGCTGCACAACGAGCCGAGCACCCACCGCATGCACTGGGTACGCGGGACGAACAACGAGTACCAGTTGGTGGTCAAACCCTTGCGTGGCAAAGGCAGCGTGGACGGAGACGGTCCGGGGTTGAAGGTGCTGGCCTATTCAAAACCCGACAATCCCGACGCCCCGTGGCGGTACGATGTCGTCAGTGATTTCCTGCACCTGTCGCACAACTTCCATCCGGTCAATTGGGACGACGATGTCGAAGAGGAACTGATCATTGCCGCCAAAGAAGGCGTTTGGCACTTCGACCGGCAGCGTGACGGTTGGAAATCGACCCAGCTGACCGCCCCCTTCGCCGGTGAGATTCGCGACGGACGCCTGCCCGGCGGCCAACGTTTCATCGCCACGGTCGAGCCCAAGCACGGTCAACGCTGCGCCGCGTACCGGCAACCGGATCAAAAGGGCGAGCTTTGGACGCCGCTTCCGGTGCTGAGCAATGAACTGAAAGACGGACATGCACTGGCAGTCGCCGATTACCTGGGCGTCGGGTCCGATCAAATCGTCGTCGGCTGGCGGGCGATGAATGAGCCGGGCGTGCCGGGAATCAAGATGTTTACACCGACAAACGACGAGGGAACCGAGTGGCGTGAAACGCGGATCTCCGGCGAACGGGTTGCCGTGGAAGATCTGAAGGCGGGCGACTTGAACGGCGACGGCAAGGTCGATCTGGTCGCCGCGGCGCGTCAAACCAAGAATCTGGTGATCTTCTTTAACAAAACGAAGTGA
- a CDS encoding ROK family protein produces the protein MTRRLRTGVFPVQATSLALQTDTEAVKYRIGIDVGGTTTTIAIGNDTREVVVVSDQFESRTAEGPQCTSQAILDQIETHLTEIGGTTADIIDVGLATPGPATLDGVLRNTPNLDPALWNGFPFRAALEEKIRQWSPRASVHYIGDGQAAAYGEYSIRSGAVTWNRVGPMAAGPKALSSLFMLIVGTGLGGGQVQDGRVVRGKEGRAGHAGHLLLPPYAFRYEHDQQLRVGNAMCTAESAISLTGLTHQLEYRLTLPQWADHPLQSVAGSTRDKAKSLRGLASQGDALALELFDDQARALGITLLDLNYVGDFDLLIIGGGVCDLSADVKERYKRIAEEAYRQHALDGFRDLDCLEFSSCGDESPVIGALAFAYTAAL, from the coding sequence ATGACACGCCGGCTGAGGACGGGGGTTTTTCCCGTCCAAGCCACGTCGCTGGCCTTGCAAACGGACACCGAAGCAGTGAAGTATCGTATCGGCATTGATGTAGGCGGCACGACCACAACGATCGCAATCGGAAATGACACGCGTGAAGTCGTCGTGGTTTCGGACCAGTTCGAATCGCGAACAGCGGAAGGCCCGCAATGCACGTCCCAAGCCATTTTGGATCAGATCGAAACGCATCTGACCGAGATCGGCGGAACCACCGCAGACATCATCGATGTGGGTTTGGCGACGCCGGGACCGGCAACGCTGGACGGCGTGCTCCGCAATACGCCGAACCTGGACCCCGCGTTGTGGAACGGTTTTCCCTTTCGGGCCGCCCTGGAAGAAAAGATTCGCCAGTGGTCACCCCGGGCATCGGTTCATTACATCGGCGACGGCCAGGCGGCGGCCTACGGCGAGTACTCAATTCGCAGCGGTGCGGTGACATGGAATCGTGTCGGACCGATGGCGGCCGGCCCCAAGGCGTTGTCGTCGCTGTTCATGCTGATCGTCGGCACCGGGCTGGGCGGCGGGCAAGTCCAAGACGGCCGCGTGGTGCGCGGGAAAGAAGGACGAGCCGGCCATGCGGGACACTTGCTGCTTCCGCCCTATGCGTTTCGCTACGAACATGACCAACAACTGCGCGTCGGCAACGCCATGTGCACCGCCGAGTCGGCGATTTCGCTGACCGGATTGACCCACCAATTGGAATACCGGCTAACACTGCCGCAATGGGCGGACCATCCGCTGCAATCGGTTGCCGGATCAACCCGCGACAAAGCCAAATCCTTGCGGGGGCTGGCATCCCAAGGCGACGCCCTGGCGCTGGAATTGTTTGATGACCAAGCACGTGCCCTCGGGATCACCCTGCTGGACCTCAATTACGTCGGCGATTTTGATCTGCTGATTATCGGCGGCGGCGTGTGTGACCTCTCCGCCGACGTCAAAGAGCGTTACAAGCGGATCGCCGAAGAAGCGTATCGCCAACACGCACTCGATGGATTCCGCGACCTGGATTGCCTGGAGTTTTCAAGCTGTGGTGACGAGTCCCCCGTGATCGGTGCGCTCGCGTTCGCGTACACCGCGGCGCTGTAG
- a CDS encoding sulfatase codes for MNLFRSTLSRILPVACIVFVSHSVACSAEPEAGKTAAARPNVLMIAIDDLNDWVEPLGGHPQVKTPAMARLASRGVTFTNAHCQAPLCNPSRTAIMTARRPTTTGVYGLRPWIRDVDELSGLVTMPQHFSAHGYKSLIGGKIHHGANGRRKKPAQEADVWGPPSSVGARPKQKLIGPTPGGNNPLMDWGTFPHKDEDKGDWAIASWAVDQLDELSKTPDQPFFLAAGFFLPHVPCYVTQKWYDMYPEESLILPPILKGDRDDTSESSWYIHWYLPEPRTSWLRENNQLKNLTRSYLASVSFVDSQVGRILDQLDASGLADNTIVVLWSDHGYHMGEKAISGKNSLWRHSTRVPLIVSVPDGLTAFDVPEAAKCNQPAELIDLYATLSQLTGLPIPDGQQGLSLVPQLVNPDQPRERPAICTHNAGNHSVCDTRWRYVVYADGAEELYDTVADPFEYTNLLAQRDISDQQSARYRNVIDRLSAFLPEQEAPLAPGSAARILEKRADGFYWENKKIVPEDKL; via the coding sequence GTGAATCTTTTTCGATCGACCCTGTCACGCATCCTGCCGGTCGCCTGCATCGTTTTCGTCAGCCACAGCGTGGCTTGCTCCGCTGAACCGGAGGCCGGTAAGACCGCAGCGGCGCGGCCCAACGTGTTGATGATCGCCATCGACGACTTGAACGATTGGGTCGAACCCCTCGGCGGCCATCCGCAGGTCAAAACACCGGCCATGGCCCGGCTGGCATCCCGCGGCGTCACATTCACCAACGCCCATTGCCAGGCGCCGCTGTGCAATCCCAGTCGAACTGCCATCATGACCGCGCGTCGTCCCACCACAACCGGCGTTTACGGGTTACGACCATGGATTCGGGACGTGGACGAATTGTCCGGCCTGGTCACCATGCCGCAACATTTCAGCGCCCATGGCTACAAGAGCTTGATCGGTGGCAAGATTCACCACGGTGCAAACGGACGTCGCAAGAAGCCGGCACAAGAGGCCGACGTGTGGGGGCCGCCGTCGTCGGTCGGTGCACGGCCCAAACAAAAACTGATCGGACCCACCCCCGGCGGCAACAACCCGCTGATGGACTGGGGAACGTTTCCGCACAAGGACGAGGACAAGGGCGATTGGGCGATCGCCAGTTGGGCGGTTGACCAGCTTGACGAATTATCCAAGACACCGGACCAACCGTTCTTTCTGGCCGCCGGATTCTTCCTGCCGCACGTGCCCTGCTACGTGACGCAAAAGTGGTACGACATGTACCCGGAGGAATCGTTGATCCTGCCACCGATTTTGAAAGGTGATCGCGACGACACGTCTGAATCGTCGTGGTACATCCACTGGTACCTGCCCGAGCCCAGAACGAGTTGGTTGCGGGAAAACAACCAGTTGAAGAACCTGACGCGTTCGTATCTCGCGTCGGTCAGTTTCGTCGACAGCCAAGTGGGACGCATCTTGGATCAATTGGACGCCTCCGGTTTGGCCGACAACACGATCGTCGTCTTGTGGAGTGATCACGGTTATCACATGGGCGAAAAAGCGATCTCGGGAAAGAACAGTCTGTGGCGTCACAGCACACGCGTCCCGTTGATCGTTTCGGTCCCCGACGGATTGACCGCGTTTGACGTCCCCGAAGCGGCCAAGTGCAATCAGCCGGCCGAGTTGATCGATCTGTACGCGACGCTTTCCCAATTGACCGGATTGCCGATCCCCGACGGGCAACAGGGGCTCAGCTTGGTGCCGCAGCTTGTTAATCCCGACCAGCCGCGCGAGCGTCCCGCCATTTGCACCCACAACGCCGGCAACCACTCGGTCTGTGACACCCGCTGGCGTTACGTGGTCTACGCCGACGGTGCCGAAGAACTGTATGACACCGTCGCCGATCCGTTTGAGTACACCAACCTGTTGGCCCAACGCGACATCAGCGACCAGCAGTCGGCGCGTTACCGCAACGTGATCGACCGCTTGAGTGCGTTTCTGCCCGAGCAGGAAGCCCCGCTCGCCCCCGGCAGCGCGGCGCGAATTCTTGAAAAGCGTGCCGACGGGTTCTACTGGGAAAACAAAAAGATCGTGCCCGAAGACAAGCTGTAG
- a CDS encoding ABC transporter ATP-binding protein → MDTTLIEIENVSVFREQTHILRGVSVRIPRKRHTAVLGPNGSGKSSLLKLLTRDFYPSVEDQGHQGTVRILGESDWEVSRLRRRMGIVTPALDYEFSSGRTGRMTVTEAVASGFTATRLKEFGPSVDQAMADAIAATIETVKMSDLSRRTLSTLSTGERRRVMIARAIVHDPDIFVLDEPTNGLDMTARALFLDILDSITKQDAMTMVLVTHHIDEIPPAMNHVILLDQGRVTFDGPKADGLTSPRISSLFRADVHVDSREDGWYRSEMR, encoded by the coding sequence TTGGATACAACACTGATTGAAATCGAAAACGTGTCGGTCTTTCGGGAACAGACTCACATTCTGCGTGGGGTATCGGTCCGCATCCCCCGCAAACGCCACACCGCGGTGCTGGGGCCCAACGGGTCCGGGAAAAGCTCGTTGCTGAAACTGCTGACGCGTGACTTTTATCCCTCCGTCGAAGATCAGGGTCACCAGGGCACGGTCCGGATTTTGGGGGAATCCGATTGGGAGGTCAGCCGGCTGCGTCGTCGCATGGGAATCGTGACGCCGGCGTTGGATTACGAGTTCAGCTCGGGCCGTACCGGTCGCATGACGGTCACCGAGGCGGTCGCCAGCGGATTCACGGCCACGCGTTTGAAAGAATTTGGCCCCAGCGTGGATCAAGCCATGGCCGATGCCATCGCCGCCACGATCGAAACGGTCAAGATGTCGGACCTGAGCCGTCGAACGCTGAGCACGCTGTCCACCGGTGAACGACGACGGGTGATGATCGCTCGGGCCATCGTGCACGATCCAGACATCTTTGTGCTCGACGAGCCGACCAACGGCTTGGACATGACCGCCCGCGCCCTGTTTCTGGACATCCTCGATTCGATCACCAAGCAAGATGCCATGACGATGGTCTTGGTCACCCACCACATCGACGAGATCCCACCGGCGATGAATCACGTCATCTTGCTGGATCAGGGACGGGTGACGTTCGACGGCCCCAAGGCCGACGGGCTAACCAGCCCGCGGATCTCGTCGTTATTCCGCGCCGACGTGCACGTCGATTCGCGAGAGGATGGATGGTATCGCTCGGAGATGCGGTGA
- a CDS encoding 3-keto-disaccharide hydrolase: protein MLRRSLTSLLTVCVFSLLSTPVTHAEDGWTELFDGKTLDGWSVKSGFATYKVEDGGVIAGKTAAGSPNSFLTSDKQYGDFELMFEVKVDDGLNSGVQIRSLLKNVDAKNSHGGRLYGPQVEIESGPGQAGFIYGEATGRGWLSPEPQSKDPSVNQHDHFKNGQWNQYLVIAQGPNIKVWINGEMIADLTDAEIYKTHPKGMIGLQVHGIGKNKETYEVRWRNLKIKPL from the coding sequence ATGCTGCGCCGATCCTTGACCTCTCTGCTGACCGTTTGCGTTTTCTCACTGTTGTCCACCCCCGTGACCCATGCCGAAGACGGTTGGACGGAATTGTTCGATGGAAAAACCTTGGACGGATGGTCCGTCAAAAGCGGCTTTGCAACGTACAAGGTCGAAGACGGCGGGGTGATCGCCGGCAAAACCGCTGCGGGCAGCCCCAATTCGTTCTTAACCAGCGACAAGCAATACGGCGATTTTGAATTGATGTTCGAAGTCAAAGTCGATGACGGACTCAACTCCGGCGTCCAGATCCGGTCGCTGCTGAAAAATGTCGACGCCAAGAACTCCCACGGCGGTCGTCTGTATGGACCGCAAGTCGAAATCGAATCCGGACCGGGACAAGCCGGCTTCATCTATGGCGAAGCCACCGGACGGGGTTGGTTGTCGCCCGAGCCCCAGTCGAAAGACCCGTCGGTCAACCAGCACGACCACTTCAAAAACGGCCAATGGAATCAGTACCTGGTCATCGCCCAAGGGCCGAACATCAAAGTCTGGATCAACGGCGAAATGATCGCCGATCTGACCGACGCTGAAATCTACAAGACCCATCCCAAGGGCATGATCGGGTTGCAGGTCCACGGGATCGGCAAAAACAAAGAGACCTACGAAGTCCGCTGGCGCAACTTGAAGATCAAGCCGCTGTAA
- a CDS encoding Tex family protein, with the protein MDEQTLKRIADELDLPFNKVRAAIELLEAGNTIPFIARYRKEATGTLDEIQLRAIEDALERANALAARKETVLKTIDQQGQLTDTLRKQIEQCVDLRTLEAIYLPFKPKRRTRATIARERGLQPLADLILSQKKLNRSKQDVLQSFVAPDKEVPDGQSALAGAMDIIAEQWSDDPQTRTWLADQASKFGKVTSVVKRGKKSAEGAEKFDQYFERQESVNRIPGHRLLAMLRGSAEGILRLGVALEGDRELTDLKRKLVPNRNGDFAAELNECVEDCYERLLMPATESSVLGQLKERADAEAIEVFGKNLRELLMAPPAGPRVTIGIDPGFRTGCKVAVVDGTGKFLENATIYPTPPKSETKAAGDKLLALIKKHRVELIAIGNGTASRETDAFVTALIRDHQLDITKATVSESGASIYSASEIAVKEFPNLDITVRGAISIARRLQDPLAELVKTDPKSIGVGQYQHDVNQTQLRKCLDRTVESCVNQVGVDLNMASVSLLSHVAGIGPKLAERIVDYRDSHGRFSSRSELTSVPKLGKKAFQQAAGFLRIRGGDQPLDQSAVHPECYPLVQRIAKQLKSDVSAIIGNPQVCQKIRAEEFADQTFGIPTIQDILAELGKPGRDPRSEFRAVKFDDSVSEIGDVKPNMVLEGVVTNVTHFGAFVDLGVHQDGLIHISQLADQFVSDPNAVVSVGDVVRVKVLEVDIARKRISLTRKF; encoded by the coding sequence ATGGACGAACAAACACTGAAACGAATTGCCGACGAACTCGATCTGCCGTTCAACAAGGTCCGTGCGGCGATCGAACTGCTCGAAGCCGGCAACACCATCCCTTTTATCGCACGCTATCGAAAAGAAGCGACCGGCACGCTCGACGAAATCCAGTTGCGGGCGATTGAAGACGCGCTCGAGCGAGCCAACGCGCTGGCGGCCCGTAAGGAGACGGTGCTGAAAACCATCGATCAACAGGGGCAACTGACCGACACGCTGCGAAAGCAGATCGAACAATGCGTCGACCTTCGCACGCTCGAAGCCATTTATCTGCCGTTTAAACCGAAGCGTCGCACACGGGCCACGATCGCGCGGGAACGCGGACTCCAGCCGTTGGCTGATCTGATCCTCAGCCAGAAAAAACTCAATCGTTCCAAGCAAGACGTTCTGCAATCCTTCGTCGCCCCGGACAAAGAAGTTCCCGACGGCCAGTCCGCGCTCGCCGGGGCGATGGACATCATCGCCGAGCAGTGGTCGGACGACCCTCAAACGCGGACCTGGCTGGCTGATCAGGCCAGCAAGTTCGGCAAGGTCACCTCGGTCGTCAAACGGGGAAAGAAATCCGCCGAAGGTGCAGAGAAGTTTGACCAGTATTTTGAACGACAAGAATCCGTCAACCGCATCCCCGGGCACCGGCTGTTGGCGATGCTGAGGGGATCCGCCGAAGGGATTCTGCGTCTGGGCGTAGCGTTGGAGGGTGATCGAGAGCTGACGGATTTGAAACGAAAGCTGGTGCCCAACCGCAACGGTGACTTCGCGGCCGAACTCAATGAATGCGTCGAGGATTGTTACGAGCGACTGTTGATGCCGGCCACCGAATCGTCGGTGCTGGGGCAATTGAAAGAACGCGCCGACGCCGAAGCGATCGAAGTGTTCGGCAAAAATTTGCGTGAGTTGCTGATGGCGCCACCGGCGGGCCCACGCGTAACGATCGGGATCGATCCCGGGTTTCGAACCGGCTGTAAAGTTGCCGTGGTCGACGGGACCGGGAAGTTTCTAGAGAACGCCACGATTTATCCCACGCCACCCAAAAGCGAGACGAAAGCCGCCGGCGACAAACTGTTGGCGTTGATCAAGAAACATCGTGTGGAACTGATCGCGATCGGCAACGGGACGGCGTCACGCGAAACCGATGCGTTTGTCACCGCGTTGATCCGCGACCATCAACTGGACATCACCAAGGCGACGGTCAGCGAATCGGGGGCGTCGATCTATTCGGCCAGTGAGATCGCGGTGAAGGAGTTTCCCAACTTGGACATCACCGTCCGAGGCGCGATCAGTATCGCGCGGCGTCTGCAAGACCCGTTGGCCGAACTGGTCAAAACCGATCCGAAATCCATCGGCGTCGGACAGTACCAGCACGACGTCAATCAAACCCAGCTGCGAAAGTGCTTGGACCGCACGGTCGAGTCCTGTGTCAATCAAGTCGGTGTCGATCTGAACATGGCCAGTGTTTCGCTGCTGTCGCACGTCGCCGGGATCGGGCCGAAGCTGGCCGAGCGGATCGTGGACTATCGCGATTCCCATGGCCGATTTTCCAGCCGATCGGAGCTGACGTCGGTCCCCAAACTGGGCAAAAAAGCGTTCCAACAAGCGGCCGGATTTTTGCGGATCCGCGGCGGCGATCAACCGTTGGACCAATCCGCGGTTCACCCCGAATGCTACCCGTTGGTCCAGCGAATCGCCAAACAATTGAAATCCGACGTGTCGGCGATCATCGGAAATCCACAGGTTTGTCAAAAGATCCGTGCCGAGGAGTTTGCCGATCAAACGTTTGGCATCCCGACGATCCAAGACATCTTGGCGGAATTGGGCAAACCCGGACGCGATCCACGCAGCGAGTTTCGTGCGGTCAAGTTTGATGATTCGGTCAGCGAAATCGGCGACGTCAAACCCAACATGGTCCTGGAAGGCGTCGTCACCAACGTGACGCATTTTGGCGCGTTCGTCGATCTGGGCGTCCACCAAGATGGGCTGATCCACATTTCCCAACTGGCCGATCAATTTGTTTCCGATCCCAACGCCGTCGTTTCGGTCGGAGACGTGGTTCGGGTCAAAGTGCTGGAAGTGGACATCGCCCGAAAGCGGATTTCGTTGACCAGAAAGTTTTGA
- a CDS encoding NHL repeat-containing protein yields MRFANRFPSFGLFVTSVFLFQLASAGSAVHAQQSHSRSWSIFAGTGKPDSPIAVQPSDPKTVALQNVYGIEVTADGIFFSTVDDHSIWKSDHDGTTIRRIAGTGEKGLSGDGGPAIEATFNAPHEIRADRDGNLFVADTRNHCIRRIDAASGVIETLAGDGVEGFRGDGETGDKARFSQPHSIVLDGDGGLLVADTTNHRLRRIDLETRIVTTVSGDGQRKLPQEGKLASEVSVFGPRSLAIDAQAIWLVLREGNSVWRIDRQSGWINRVAGTGKQGHSGDGGDPLSATFRGPKGIAVDSAGNLLVVDTENQAMRYVDLGNNVIDTMKIPFKMKRPHGTAVLSREGNQDVYFVSDSENHRVLAGR; encoded by the coding sequence GTGAGATTTGCCAACCGGTTCCCTTCCTTCGGACTTTTCGTTACCTCTGTCTTTCTCTTTCAACTCGCCTCAGCCGGATCCGCGGTACACGCGCAACAATCCCATTCCCGATCCTGGTCCATCTTTGCCGGAACCGGAAAACCGGATTCGCCGATCGCCGTCCAACCCTCGGATCCCAAGACGGTCGCACTGCAAAACGTTTACGGCATCGAGGTCACCGCCGACGGGATCTTTTTCAGTACCGTCGATGACCATTCGATTTGGAAATCGGATCACGACGGGACGACGATTCGGCGGATCGCCGGCACCGGAGAAAAGGGACTCAGCGGCGACGGCGGCCCCGCAATCGAAGCGACGTTCAATGCGCCGCACGAAATCCGGGCCGATCGTGACGGCAACTTGTTTGTCGCCGACACACGCAATCACTGCATCCGCCGAATCGATGCCGCCAGCGGAGTGATCGAGACCCTCGCCGGCGATGGAGTCGAGGGGTTTCGTGGCGACGGTGAGACCGGAGACAAGGCCCGCTTCAGTCAGCCCCACAGCATCGTGCTCGACGGCGACGGAGGCTTGTTGGTGGCCGACACCACCAATCATCGGCTGCGGCGAATCGATTTGGAAACCCGGATCGTGACCACTGTTTCCGGAGACGGCCAACGCAAGCTGCCCCAAGAAGGCAAGTTGGCATCCGAGGTTTCTGTCTTCGGTCCGCGGTCGCTGGCCATCGACGCGCAGGCGATTTGGTTGGTGCTGCGCGAAGGCAACAGTGTCTGGAGAATCGATCGTCAATCGGGATGGATCAATCGTGTCGCGGGAACGGGGAAACAAGGGCACAGCGGTGACGGCGGCGATCCGTTGTCGGCAACGTTCCGGGGACCGAAAGGCATCGCCGTGGATTCCGCCGGCAACCTGTTGGTGGTCGACACCGAAAACCAGGCGATGCGTTACGTCGATCTGGGGAACAACGTCATCGATACGATGAAGATTCCCTTCAAAATGAAACGCCCCCACGGAACCGCTGTGCTGTCGCGGGAAGGCAACCAGGATGTGTATTTCGTTTCCGATTCAGAAAACCACCGCGTGCTGGCCGGGCGGTAA